From the genome of Streptomyces sp. NBC_00523:
GATGGTGCGGAGCAGGGCGAGCTGGCCGGTGGTGGTGATGGCCGGGTCGAGCGGGTTGAGCCGGATGCCGCCGTTGAGCGCGGAGGTGGGGTCGAGGCGGATGGGGGTGAGGCCGAGCTCCTGCGCGATGAGGTTCCACTCGCCGACGCCGTCCTCGCCCTGGGCGTCGAGGACGACGACCTGTCGGTCGCGGAAGCGGAGCTGGCGGAGCACGTACGTCTTCTCCAGCGCGGACTTGCCGTTCCCGGACTCGCCGAGGACGAGCCAGTGCGGAGCGGGGAGCTGCTGTCCGTAGAGCTGGAAGGGGTCGTAGATGTAGCCCTTGCCGGAGTACACCTCGCGGCCGATGATCACACCGGAGTCTCCGAGGCCGGGGGCGGCGGTGGGCAGGTAGACGGCCTGGGCCTGGCCGGTCGAGGTGCGGACGGGCAGCCGGGTGGTCTCCACCTTCCCGAAGAGGAAGGCGGTAAAGGCGTCCGACAACGCGGACAGCGGATCTCGCATGGCGTGACTGACCTCCCTCTCGGTGTCGCGGACTGGCGGTTAGCGGCGGATGCCGGTGGCGAACGGCAGGGTGTTGACGAAGGCGCGGTGGTGCTCGCGGTCGCACCATTCGAGCTTCAGGTACGACTTTCCGGCCGAGGCGCGGATGGTCCGCTTGTCGCGGGCGAGGGCCTCGGGGGAGCGGGACGACACGGTGATGTACCCCACGAGGTTGACGCCGGCGGCGCCGCTGGCGAGGTCTTCACCCCGTTGGTCGAGGCGGCCGTGGGCGGCGATGTCGCGGGGGTCGACGGTGCGGTTCATCTTGGCCTGGCGGCTGGCCTCGGCGTCGTCGTTGGTCTTCTCGGTGAGCATGCGCTCGATGGCGATCTCGGTGGGTTCCAGGTCCATGCAGACGGCGACGGTGCGGATGACGTCGGGGGTGTGGACGAGGAGGGGGGCCAGGAAGTTGACGCCGACGGGGGTCATCGGCCATTCCTTCACCCAGGCCGTGGAGTGGCACCAGGGAGCGCGGGTGGACGATTCGCGGGTCTTGGCCTGGAGGTAGGTCGGCTCGACGGCGTCGAGCTCGGCGGGCCAGGCGTTGCGCTTCGTCATGGCCTGGATGTGGTCGATGGGGTGGTCGGGGTCGTACATGGAGTGGACGAGGGAGGCCAGCCGGCTCTGGCCGAGGGGCTGGCGGACCCGGATGTCGGCTTCGGCGAGGCGGGCGCAGATGTCGGTGAGCTCGCGGGCCATGACGACGGCGAGGCCGGCGTCGCGGTCCAGCTTGCGGCCGGAGTGCGGGCGGGCGGCGCGGGCCATGGCGTGGGCCTCGGCGGCGAGCTCGCGGTTGAAGTGCATGCAGGCGACGAGGTAGGCGCGGTGCTGCTCGCTGGAGGTGGAGACCATGGACTGGAGCTGGTCGTAGGAGTCCTGGAGCCAGCGGGGGGATGCCTGGGCGCCGCGCTGGGCGACGTCCTTGGCGTGGGCGTCGGGGTCGGCGGGGAGGGTGCGGGCGAGCATCTGGAGGCGGGTGACGAAGCCGTCTCCGTTGGCGACGTGCTTGAGGAGGGTGCCGAAGCGGTCGACGAGCGCTTCCTGGTCCTCGCTGTCGCGCAGGCCGACGCCGGGGCCCTCGATCTCGATGGCGGCGGTGACGGTGCGCCGGTCGGCGTGGAGGAGGACGGCGATCTCGTCGGGGCCGAAGGGGGCGGAGAGCCAGTTGATGCGGCCGATGCCGGGCGGTGGGCCGATCTCGACCTCGCGGCCGTCGGCGCGGGTGCCGGCTTCGATGGCGGTGGAGCGGTAGGTGGTGCCGCGGCGCAGGGAGCGCTTGTAGCTGCGGTTGATCTCGAACCACTTGTAGAAGGTCCGGTGCCGGTACGGGACGTAGACCATGGCGATGGCGAGCAGCGGGAAGCCGGTGAGCAGCACGATGCGCAGGGAGAGGACGGGGACGAGCAGGCCGCTCATCATGCCGAGGAACGCGCCGGCGATGATCAGGGCGATTTCGCCCGTCTCGCGGTTCTTGCCGACGATCGCGTTCGGCCGGGCGCGGCCGATGAGATACGTACGGCGGGGCGCGATCGGATGGGACTGTGTGCTCAACGCCCGCCACCTCCTGTGCGGTTGTTACCTGTGCTGCCTGGTCCGCCGCGGGTGCCGCGGCTGCTGTGGGGGGTGCCGGCGGTCGGGGAGCCGCTGCGGGGCGGGGGTGCGGCGGAGGGGGTGGATCCGCCGCCGGGGTTACGGGAGCTGTGGGCGGCGACTCCGCCGCTGACGGGGTTGGCGGGGCGGCCGCCGCCGCTGCTGGTGTCGCCGCTGTTCTGTCCGCCGCGGCTGCTGTGGGTCTTGATGCCCTGGGAGACGAGGGCGGCGGGGGAGCTGATCATGGCGGCGGCCTGGGAGCCGTCGGTGGCCTGCTTGCGGTTGGTGCGGGCGCCTTGGATCTCGTCGCCGAAGCCGGGGACGAAGCGGTAGATCATGGCGGAGGCGAAGATGGCCAGCAGGATGATGGCGAGGCCGGAGACGACGGCGGAGAAGGCGTCGGGGCCGTCGTCGGAGGAGAGGGCGCCGGCGAGGCCGAGTACGACGACGATGACGGGTTTGACCATGATCACCGCGATCATGATGCCTGCCCAGCGGCGTACGTGTCCCCACATGTTCTTGTCCACGAGTCCGGCGTAGACGGCGGTTCCCAGGAGGGCGCCGACGTAGAGCAGGGCGGCGCGGATGACGAGTTCGAGCCAGAGGATGCCGGCGGCGAGGATGGAGACGAGGGAGACGACGATCAGCATGATCGGGCCGCCGCCGATGTCGGAGTCCTTCTTGAGGGCTTGGGCGAAGGAGCCGAAGAAGACGTCGGTCTGGCCGCCGGAGGAGGAGGCGATGACTTCGGTGACGCCGTCGGTGGCGGAGACGATGGTGTAGAGGATGAGGGGGGTGAAGGCGGAGGCGAGGACGGTGAGCCAGAGGAAGCCGATGGCCTCGGAGATGGCGGTGGTGAGGGGGACGCCGCGGATGGCTCGTTTGGCTACGGCGAGGAGCCAGAGGACGAGCGTGAGGACGGTGGAGGCGGCGAAGACGATGGCGTACTGCTGGAGGAAGCGCGTGTTCGTGAAGTCGACGTTGGCGGTGCCCTTGACGGCGTCGCTGAGCTTGCCCACGATCCACGCGGCGGCGTCGGCGCAGCCCCGGCCGAGCGAGGTGAGCGGGTCTAGTGCGGGGTCGGTGCTGGAGGGTGGGGTGGACCGGGGGGAGCTGGCGCTCCCGCCTTCGCAGTAGTCCTTGGCGAGTCCCACGATGAGATCGCATGCATCGTTGCCCTCTTTACTGGGCGACGGGGACGGCGATGGTGCCGCTGCGGCCCGTGAGGCAAGCAGGACCATCGCGGGAAGGATGCTCAGTGTGGTCAGGGAGCGCATGCTCCGGCGACGGCTAGCGGGCATAGACGAATCCTCCGTAACCCTCTACCGCGCCGGCGATCTCGTCGGCCGAGGAAGCCCGGTTGTCACCGCTGACGGGAGTGGGCCCCTCTGTCTGACTCGACGACTCGATCTTCCAGTCATTGCCGATCCACTTGAGCTTTTCCGAGATCGTGAACCAAGTCTCGGTCACCGGCTTCGTGGAGCCTTCACCGGCCATTCCGACGAGACCGGTGCACCAGACCTCGACCGTGGCCGAGTCTGCGGTGTGCTCGACCACCTTCGTTCCCACTGGGACCGTGCGAGAGACGAATGTCAAGCCGCTGGGCGCCTTGCCGTCGTCGTTCAGTCCGACGTTCTTGAGGAAGTCCGGTGAGTAGGCGGTATCAAGATCTGTAGTCAGCTTTCCCACGACGGCCGGATCGTGGGTGGCCTGCACGATGGCCTGACGGGATGAGGCGACGAACATGTCGGCAGACCCCAACGCCACCGCGTAGTTGGAGGCCGCGCTCTCCGCGCCCTGTTGGTCGTGGGCGAAGCCTGAGGGGATGGTGCCGTTTTTGCCTGTTACCGGCTTTGTGCCGGTGGGTGAGGTCGGGGCGGCGTCCGCCTTGTTGCCGGAGGTGGTGTCGGACTTGCCGTTCGAGTCGGTCTTGTCGCCGCCCATGTTGGCGAAGGCGATGGCGCCCAGCAGGAGGATCACCACGCCGGCGAAGGTGATGAGGGAGCGGGAGTTGCGGGCCGGGCGGCGGGGGCCGTAGGGGTCGCCGGTGGGGCCGTCGGGCAGGCGGGTGCGGGTCTGGCGGGTGCCGCCGATCGTGCTGTAGGCGTCGCTCGTGCGTCCCGCGTCGTTGCCGTAGCCGTCCTCGTCGCCGAGACTCATGCCGCGTACGCCCCCTCAACCGTTGCTTGAACCGCGTTGTAGTACGACGGTAGCCGTGCTGCTCTCCGCGCGGACGCGGTGTGGTGACTCGACATCAGGGGTACGCAACCTCTGCCGGTGGGCACGACGGACGGATGGGAGGGGTGGGGCGGACGAGCCCCGGCTCGGGGGTGACGCCAGGTCAGACGGCCATCCCGTACACAATGGTGAACAGGGTGCCGAGCGATCCGATGATGAACACACCGGTCAGACCGGCCACGATCAGCCCCTTGCCCTGTTCCGCGCTGAAGGTGTCGCGCAGAGCCGTCGCGCCGATCCGCTGCTTGGCCGCCCCCCAGACCGCGATGCCGAGGCACAGCAGGATGGCGATCGCCATCACCACCTCGATCATCACGCGGGCCTCGTTGCCCAGGGTGCCGAACGGCCCCCAGTTCGGGGCGATTCCGCCGATGATGGTGGTGATGTCGCCCTTTTCAGCTGCCAGGATCATGTAAGTCACCGCCCCAGTTGGGTAGTTCACCGCCCGTACCGCATGGCACGGGTCACTCTCTATCTTCGCTGATGAAACTGGATTCGTACGACGGCTTCACGGCTCTCTTTACCCGGATCTCGCACATTTGACCGGTCTGACCGCCCTGACCTGCGGATCGAATCGGTGTGTGAGCGAAATGCGTATGGTTACTCTGTGTATCACGGAGAGTGACGTCGGGCAATGATCGTCATCACGCCAGACCGGCCGAGATATCCCGCGGCGGCCGAATCGCCCACTTCAGGGCGGCGGAGGCGAGGTCGGAGCGCCCGTCGGGCGCAGCAGCGGGTGACGCGGAACCGGTGGACGCGGTGGGGTCTTCCAGTACGAAGGTGGCCGGAAGTCGCACCATGAGCCGTCGAAGGGGAAGGTTCCGGCCTCGGCGAGCTGTGCGACCGTCGCTCCTTCGGACCGGATCGCCAGCGCTTCCTCGGCCGTCCAGTACGCGGGGTGGCCCGTCTTGTCGGCGAAGGACTGCTCGTCCTTCCAGCTCCACGTCCGGTCCGGGGCCACGTTGATGTCCAGCTCGTGGTCGGCGATGTCGATGTCCGCGCCGTGATGCACGCGCCGTTCGAGGTTGACGTACCAGCCGCGGAACTTGTGTCTGCGGCCGAAGAGCCACAGCACCGCGTGGGCCGCCCCCGTCGGCTGGTAGAAGAGGGCGTCGCCCATCGGCCAGCGGCCCGCGACGACGGGGAAGCCCTCGGCCGGGCGCTCGTGCGGGGCGATGTCGCGCAGGTGGGTCACGCCGCGCGGGAGGGCGGTGCGCCACATCGGGGTGCCCGATTTCATCCACACCAGTTGTCCGGTGTCCGTTCGTTCGACCAGGCGCACGGGTACGGAGGCGCTGAGGTGGCCGCCTATGAACAGGTTCCAGTGCAGGATCTGGCCGGGTGTGCTGCTTGCGGTGTCTCTGTTGTCCTCTTTCATGCGATTGATCATTCCCGCCGCGCGGGCGCCGGACACGTACGGCCGGACCCGTACAGGCAGCTCAGGGAGCGTCCCTGACGGGGCGTCGTCCGTCAGTCGGTGGCGATGCCGCGGCTCGCGAGGACGTCGGTGTCGAACGACATGCCGATTCCGCAGTTGTCCACGCCCTCGATCAGCCGCAGGTTCGGCAGCAGGTCCAGGTCGTCCAGCGAGCCCACGTCGAAGAGGCCGTCCTCTCCGTCCCAGACCGGCGCGCACTCCTGGTACACCTGCAGGCCGCCGTCGACGTCCAGCGTCTCGACCGTCGCCAGGAGTTCCGGGCTGATCTCCAGGGCCTCGAAGTGGGCGCGGGCCTCGTCCAGGACGGTGAACGCGAGGTCGTTGTCGTAGGCGTAGGTCTGCGGGTCGTCGATGCCCTTCGCCTTCAGGCAGTCGGCTATGCGGAACGCCGGGGTGAGCGTCTCGTCGTCGTACATGAGCTTGTCGATGACGATCAGCTTGAAGTTGAAGTCGCGGAAGGCAGGCATGCCCGGATCGTAGCGGTGCCCTCGGACAGACCGTCTTGGTCCGTCCGAGGGCACCGTCGTGGCCCGGGAGGTCAGGGCTTCGTGTTCGCCTGCTTCATGGAGGCCACCGCGTCGGCGACCGTGCGCTCGTACAGGCCCAGCTTCGGGGTGCCGACCTTCACGTCGGGGCCGAGCGGGAAGTTGAGCTGCTCGGCGTTGGCCATGTGGTCGCCGTCGGCGAGTACGTTCAGCTCGTCCACCCAGGTCACGCCGTTTCCGCCGCCCGGGTTGAGGTCGATCACCGCGATCGCGGCGGTCTTCGGCTTCACCGGGTACGCCGGAGCGCCGCCGAGGCCGCTAGGGACCAGCGGGATGATGTCGCCGCTGTGGTCCGTGGCCTTCGCCGCGCCCAGGCTGACGCGCGGGAAGTAGCTCAGGCCGCAGGAGTTCTTGCCGGTGTTGTTGACCTCGATCACGTGCTGGGTGGCCGAACCCTCGCGGGCGTACACGCGCACCGACAGGTCGCCGCTCTTGCAGGGGTGCTTGTACGCGTAGGAGTCGCTGGTGTCGCCGGCGGTGGACCCGCCCGTCTTCGCGGCGCCCCCGTTGGACTTGCCGGTGCTGGAGGTGACCGCGTCCGTGGAGCCGCCGCCCGTCTTCGCGCCGTCGCCCGCGGTGCTGCCCTGGTCCTGGGCGGCGTCGCCGGCGGTGTCCTTGGAGGTGTCCTTCGCGGCCACGGTGGCCTTGGCCGAGGCGGAGCCGTCGGCCGGGCCGGCCGCCTTCGTCCCGCTGCCGTCCCCGCCGCAGGCGGTGAGGGCGAGGGCGAGCACGGCGGTGGCGGCGGCGCCGAGGACGGCGGTGCGGTTGCGGAACGTACGCATGGGAATCCCCGAAGTGTGTGGCGGTCGGTGGGTCGGTCGGTGCAGACAGGGCCGGGATCTGCGGCGAACCGCTCCCCCTCCGGACCGTCTGACAGGGGAAGCCTCCCGCGCGCCGCTCATGTTCTGCTAACGCCTGCCTGACGTCCGGCTGACGTCCCTCGCGACGTCCCTCGAACGAGGGCTTCGGGTGGTGCATGGCCCGGTGGCCGTGCGGGAAGACCGGGTCCGCGCGTGACTTCGGCGGTCCGATCACCGTTAGATGTGATGTGCCCAAGCCTGTCGTGTCCGCCGTGCCGCCCGTGACGACCGCTTCCGCCGGAGACGGTCCCGCCGCCTCGCCGCCTCCCTTCCTGCTCACACCGCGCCAGGGGGAGGGCGCCCGTGCGCTCCTCTCGTACGTGGCCGGCCTGCCGCTGGACTCCGTCGACGCGCGGCTCCTGGCGGTCGTCGTGGGGATCCGGGCCGCGCGGACGGGGGCGGGCAACCTCACCGGGACCGATCTGCGGTCGTTGCGGCTGGAGGACCCGGAGGGCGCCCTGGCCGAGCTGACGGCGGCGGGGTGGGATGTGCCCGGGCAGCTCATCGGCGGGGAACCGGATGTGCCGTACGCCATCGTGGTGCCGGACCTGGCCCCGGGGCCCGACCGCGCACTGCGTCTCGGCAAGGACGCGCGGTCGCGGGTGTCGGGCTGGTCCATGCGCACGAGGCTCGCCAAGCCGGTACGGAAGGGGGCGTCGGGGGTCCGGCTGGCCGCGCTGTTCCTGGCGGCCCACTGCTCCGACGAACTGGTCGGCCAGGCACCGGCCGAGCTGCCCGCCGCCTGTTACGGGGCGGTGCCCGTGCTCCTGGAGAAGGGGTTCCTCGCGGAGGTGTCCGGGCAGACCTACCGGCTCGGTGAGTCGGTGAGGCACCTCGCGGGCCGGTTCCGTACCCCGGAGGAGATTGCCGCGATCGCGCGGGCGGAGGAGGAACGTCGGGCGGCCCGGGAGGCGGCGGCCGCCGCCGAGCCCACCCCGGAGAGCTGGGCGGCCTGGAAGTCCGGCGTGAGCCCCGCACTGCGGCGGCACGCGGAGGCGGTCGAGGCGTGCGCGCTCTGCCACCTCCCCTTCGTGCGGCTCGCTCCGGCGTTCATGTGCGGGCCGTCCCCGCTGCCGGCGCCCCGGACGGCTCTCGACGCGTACGAGGCGTGGCGGGCCGCCCATCCGGACTGCGGGCGCGAGGCGGCCCTGTACACCGTCGAGTTCCGGGCGGAGCACGGCCACGGGCCGTCGCACGGCCAGCTGTGCAAGGGCCTGCGGTGGAAGAAGCTCGGGCGGGAGCTGCGCGGGGTCATCGTGCACACCCTCATCGAGGAGGGCTGGCTGGCGTCCACGCCTCCGGTGCCGTGGACCCTGCGGCCGGGGAGGACCGCCCAGGCGCAGGGGATCGCCCTGCCCGGACAGGCGGTGCCCTCCGGCCGCTGACGTCAGTGCGCGTCGGTCCGCCCGGCGTCGCTGCCCGCGTCCCGGGCAGCCAGCAGCAGGGTCGCCGCGATGAGCAGTGCGGTGACGATGCCCGTGGTCAGGATGGGGGACGGGGCGTACGTGGCCGCCAGGACCGCGAGGACCGCCACCGGGTGGAGCACGTCGGCCGCGCGGCGAAGCCCCGCGGTGCGGTGGTGCAGCAGCCAGACGAGGGTGATGAACACGGCGACCGGGACGGTGTAGACGGCCGCCGCCGTGCGGTCGGAGATGTGGCCGTGGCCCGCGGTGTGCGCGACGTTGAGGGCGAGCCCGGCGCCGACCGCGGCGGCCGACGCGAAGACGAGGTAGTGCCCGTACCCCCACAGCAGCGCCGTACGCAGGCTGGTCAGCAGCCGGGGTGCGCTCTGCGCGAAGTACAGCCACCACAGGGCGAACACCGTCAGGAGTCCGCCCGCGACCAGTGCGGCGAGGTCGCCGAGCGCCGCGTGCGTGTCCAGCGCGGCGCGTACGGCAACGGTGGCGGCGGTGATGGACTCGCCGAGCACGATCAGCGTGAACAGCCCGTACCGTTCGGCGATGTGGTGCGGGTGCCAGGTGGTGGTGGTTTTACGTTCCGCCAGTGCGGGAACGGCGATTTCCGCGACGACGAGGACCGCGAACGTCACCAGGCCGGTGTCCTCGGGCAGGGCCAGCCGTACGACCCAGCCGATCTGCACCAGGAAGATCCCGGCGGCGTACCCCAGGCAGGTGCGGCGCCGTTCCGGGTCCGAGCGGGCGGCGCGCAGCCACTGTGTGACCATGGCGAGCCGCATGATCACGTAGCCCCAGGTGATGACGGTGAAGTCCTCGTGCTCCAGCGCCTCGGGCGCGCCCGCCGCGAGGACGAGCGCGCCGGTGATCTGTACGAGCGTCAGCAGCCGGTACGGGACGTCGTCGGTGTCGTACGCGGAGGCGAACCAGGTGAAGTTCATCCACGCCCACCAGATCGCGAAGAACACCATCGCGTAGCCGAGGACGGCGTGGCCGATGCGGCCTGCCGCGAGTTCGTGCTCGAAGGCGGACGCGGCCTGGGCGACGGCGGCGACGAAACAGAGGTCGAAGAAGAGTTCCAGCATCGTCGAGGCGCGGTGCTGCTCGTCGGCGCTGCGCGCCACCATGGGCCGGTGCCAGAAGCTGGGGGAGGGGGACGATGAGCTCATGGGGGCGCATTCTTCCGGCTGGGCGGGGAAAGCACGCGTGTTACCGCGCCCGGAGGAAAAGTGCTGGCGTGGTGATGCGCGGCTCTGCCACACTCCGCGCCATGACCTATGGAATCGAGAACCACCCCGCCCGTTGAGCGCCCCGGAAGAGCGCGGAGCGCTCACTCCCCGGCCCGCCCCCCTATACGCGTGCGCGCTGCGTGTCCAACACGCCGAGCCCGAGGGGCCTTGGTGCCAGGCGGACGCGGCGCCGCCCGTACCCCGCCGTGGCCCGTCCAACCGGGTCAGCCGGGACTTCACTCGAACCAAGGACGAGCTGACCCGTCTTCTCCGTCCGTTGCTGGCCGCCCCCGACCCCGTCGAGGCGGCTGAAGAGGTGCATCGGCGCCTCGACGCCCTGGACCCGCCTGTCAGGCATCGCACCCTGCGTCTCCTCGTCGCCGGGATGCCGGTGGAGAACGAGGAACGCGCGCGGGCGCTGGCGCGGGTGCTCGTGCGTACGGGGACCGGATACCGGGCCGTCTGCGTCGGGCTCGCCCTGCTCACCGGGCTGGGTGAGTCGCAGGATGTGCCGTATCTCCGGACCCTCGGCCGGCTGCGCACCCTCGTGTACCCCGTCGTCCACGCGCTCGACGCCCTGGACCGGCCTGCCGGTGCGCTGCTCGAACTCCGCAACCAAGGTGAGGCCGTGACCTTCGTGCCGCTGCTTGCCGCCCTCGACGCCGGCGACCGTACCGCCGTACGGGAATGGCTGGTCGCGCTCCCGGGGGGCGTGGGGCCCGAGGTGGCGCGGCGGGTGGCGGAGGCGTCCGGGCTGGTGGATCTACTGGCCGAGGTGCCAGCGCTTCCGGCTTCCGAGGGCGCCGCGCTGATCGCCCGGACCGGGCGGCTGCTGTTCCTCATGACCAGCCTCCGCGACTATCGGCCCGCGATCCTCTCCTACCTGGACGCCCCTCGCGCGTACGAGGCGTTCGCCCGGGGCGCCGGGCTCCTTCCCCCCACGCTCGACCACCATGCGCTTCTCCTGTCCGCCGTTCAGGAGCTGAGCACCGGGCCCGCCGTGCTGCACGACTGGGGGCCCGGGCGGCGTGAGGCGGCGCTGTCGGAGCTGACGGCCGTTCTGAGGCGGCCGGAGTGGTGTGTGGTGCCGGACGGGGAGGGCGACGAGCCCGGTGTGCGGTGGCGGGCCGCGTGGGTGCGGCGTACGCGGGCGCAGGTGCTGGGGGCGCCGCAGGAGCCGGGTGCGCGATTGCGTATCGCCGTGCACGAGCGTGACCCCGACGAACCGGGCGCCGTCGAGGCGCGCGTCCTTGTCGACGGGCGTCCGCTGGTCCCGGACTACTTCGGTCAGGGGCCCGCCAACTCCCCCGAGGAGTTGCTGTTCCCCGACACCTTGCGGGCCACGGACGAACCGCGCGAGGTGCAGCTCGCCGAGGCGTACTGCACGGAGGGCTGTTGCGGTGCGCTGTACGTCACCGTCCGGCGGGACGGGGATCAGGTCGTCTGGTCGGGCTGGCGACGCCACGTTCCGCCGGGCGGCAAACGGGAACTGCCCGAGCTCCGCTTCGACGCCGCAGCGTACGACGCCGAGATCGCCCGGGCGTCGGACGACGAGAGCTGGATGTGGCCCGCCCGCCGGGCCGCCCGGCTGATCGCCGACGGGCTGCGCGGCCGGCCGGACCTCCTCGCGCGTTGGAATGTCCGGCTCGACTGGGCCGGGACGGCCTTCAGTAACCCCGAGGACACCCTGATCAGCCTCTTCTACGACGGTGAGGACGGCTACGTACGGCAGATCCGCTGGCACATCGCGGAGGACGGCACCCCGCCGGAGGACCGTGCGGCGGCCGCGTTGCGGCGGCTCGGTGAGGAGGATCCGAGGGCGTACGGGAGTTAGGACCGGTCCATCGATCGGGTGATCCCCGGTCGGGGGCGAGGCGTTGGCAGGGCCGGGGAGCGGGGGTGTGCCCGCTCCCCGGCCGCTGTGTGTCCGGCGTGTCGCGGTTGCCGCGTTTGGCACAGTGCCGCTCCACGATCTTCGTGATCAAGAACGGGGTGGACGATGAGTGGTGCGCGGTTGAGGCTGGTCGATCTCGCGGGTGGCGGCGGGGGCGGCTCCGCCGCCGGCGGTGGCCCTGCTGCCGGGGATGAGCTGCGGCACAGCGGTGGTGCGTGGCTGCGGGCCGCCGGGGGTGCGGAGGGGATGGGGGCCCATCTCGGTCCCGTACGCGGGGAACTGACGACGGCGCACGAGGGGCTGATCGCGGGGACCGCCGGTCTGAACTCGCTGGCCGAGCTGGGTGCGGTGCGGGAGTCCTGGGTACGCCGTGTCGAGTCCGCCCGCCATGAGTGCGGGGCGCTCGCGGGCAGCCTGCGCGCTGTCGCGCGGGCGCAGGGGGGAGACGAATGAGTCCGTGCGGTCGTCCTTCTCGCCCGTCGCGCGTCCGACCCACGGGGTCGAGCGGTGACCGCGCTGTCCTCCACGTTGACGTGGGCTCAGTTACGCGACCTCAAGTGCGCCGAGCTGGAGAGCGCGGCGGATGGCTGGGGCAAGGCGAGCAACCGTGCGGATGCGGGGCGGGACCGGATCGAGAAGCAGCTCCTCGTCGGTCTGCGCGAGTCCCAGCGGGGCGCGGCGGCCGATGCTGCGGTCGGGCGGCTGCGGCGGATGAGCCGGAACCTGCAGTACGTGTACACCGAGTGCGGGTTGATCCGGACCGCGTTGAACAGCCTCGCGCACGAGATGCGGGTGCAGCAGGGGGTGCTGCGGCGGGCGTTGGAGGAGGCGGAGTCGCTGAGGTTCACCGTGCACGCGGATGGGTCGGTGTCGTACCCGTCCGGGCCCGGGGGGCTGTTCGACGGTGATCCGCTGCCCGGTGGCACGGCTCGGGTGACCGGTATGCCCGGGCTGCTGCCTCCCTCGGGGCTGGGCACCCCGGACACCCATGCCGCGAGGGCGCGGGACATCTCGGACCGGGTCACGGGGGCGGTCCGTGCGGCTGCCCGGATCGACTGGCGCTTCACCCGGATCCTGCGCCGGCTGCGGGCGGAGGAGGGGCTCAAGGTCCCGGACCGCACGTGGACCGACGCGGCGGGTGACGCGGCGGCGGTCCGGGAGGCGGCGCGCGGGTACCTCAAGTCCCGCATCCCGCGTAACGCGGCGCCTGCGGCGGTGCGGGAGTGGTGGGCGCACCTGACGGACGAACAGCGCGAGGAGTACCTCGCGGTGTACCCGGACCAGATCGGCAACCTGGACGGCATCCCGTCCCTGATCCGCGACACGGCGAACCGCGACAACCTCCAGCTCCTGATCGGGAAGCTGGAGGGGCGGGATGACGAGGTGTCTCGGGTGCGGTTGGCGGGGTTGCGGGAGATCGACCGCCAACTGGCCGAGGGCGGCCAGCCGCCGATGTACCTCCTCGGCATCGGGGACGAGGGTAACGGGCGCGCGATTGTGTCGTACGGGAATCCGGATACGGCGCGGAATGTGGCGGCGTATGTGCCGGGGTTGAATACGTCGTTGGATGAGGATTTTGCTAGGGGGGACCTCAAGCGGGCTCGTGATACCGCCATCGGCGCGAAAGAGATGGACCCCGATGCTTCGGTGGCATCAATTGTGTGGCTTGGGTATGACGCTCCGCAGGCGTCGTTGGATGACCCTCTGGGTGTGACGGGTCAGTCGAACGCGGTGACCGGTGCGGCTGCCTACAACCAGTTCATGGAGGGCATTTCGGTAACGAATCAGAATTCAGACCCTCATGTCACTGCGATCGGGCACTCGTACGGTTCGCTGACAGTGGGCCTAGCTGCTCAGGAGATGGGCGGAATCCCGGGGGCTGACGACGTGGTCTTGCTCGGAAGCCCGGGAACGGGTGCACGGTCCGCAGATGAACTCGGGGTGGGGAGGGAGCACG
Proteins encoded in this window:
- a CDS encoding SCO6880 family protein is translated as MSTQSHPIAPRRTYLIGRARPNAIVGKNRETGEIALIIAGAFLGMMSGLLVPVLSLRIVLLTGFPLLAIAMVYVPYRHRTFYKWFEINRSYKRSLRRGTTYRSTAIEAGTRADGREVEIGPPPGIGRINWLSAPFGPDEIAVLLHADRRTVTAAIEIEGPGVGLRDSEDQEALVDRFGTLLKHVANGDGFVTRLQMLARTLPADPDAHAKDVAQRGAQASPRWLQDSYDQLQSMVSTSSEQHRAYLVACMHFNRELAAEAHAMARAARPHSGRKLDRDAGLAVVMARELTDICARLAEADIRVRQPLGQSRLASLVHSMYDPDHPIDHIQAMTKRNAWPAELDAVEPTYLQAKTRESSTRAPWCHSTAWVKEWPMTPVGVNFLAPLLVHTPDVIRTVAVCMDLEPTEIAIERMLTEKTNDDAEASRQAKMNRTVDPRDIAAHGRLDQRGEDLASGAAGVNLVGYITVSSRSPEALARDKRTIRASAGKSYLKLEWCDREHHRAFVNTLPFATGIRR
- a CDS encoding DUF402 domain-containing protein, yielding MKEDNRDTASSTPGQILHWNLFIGGHLSASVPVRLVERTDTGQLVWMKSGTPMWRTALPRGVTHLRDIAPHERPAEGFPVVAGRWPMGDALFYQPTGAAHAVLWLFGRRHKFRGWYVNLERRVHHGADIDIADHELDINVAPDRTWSWKDEQSFADKTGHPAYWTAEEALAIRSEGATVAQLAEAGTFPFDGSWCDFRPPSYWKTPPRPPVPRHPLLRPTGAPTSPPPP
- a CDS encoding DUF6892 domain-containing protein, translated to MPAFRDFNFKLIVIDKLMYDDETLTPAFRIADCLKAKGIDDPQTYAYDNDLAFTVLDEARAHFEALEISPELLATVETLDVDGGLQVYQECAPVWDGEDGLFDVGSLDDLDLLPNLRLIEGVDNCGIGMSFDTDVLASRGIATD
- a CDS encoding DUF4232 domain-containing protein, with amino-acid sequence MRTFRNRTAVLGAAATAVLALALTACGGDGSGTKAAGPADGSASAKATVAAKDTSKDTAGDAAQDQGSTAGDGAKTGGGSTDAVTSSTGKSNGGAAKTGGSTAGDTSDSYAYKHPCKSGDLSVRVYAREGSATQHVIEVNNTGKNSCGLSYFPRVSLGAAKATDHSGDIIPLVPSGLGGAPAYPVKPKTAAIAVIDLNPGGGNGVTWVDELNVLADGDHMANAEQLNFPLGPDVKVGTPKLGLYERTVADAVASMKQANTKP
- a CDS encoding low temperature requirement protein A; this encodes MSSSSPSPSFWHRPMVARSADEQHRASTMLELFFDLCFVAAVAQAASAFEHELAAGRIGHAVLGYAMVFFAIWWAWMNFTWFASAYDTDDVPYRLLTLVQITGALVLAAGAPEALEHEDFTVITWGYVIMRLAMVTQWLRAARSDPERRRTCLGYAAGIFLVQIGWVVRLALPEDTGLVTFAVLVVAEIAVPALAERKTTTTWHPHHIAERYGLFTLIVLGESITAATVAVRAALDTHAALGDLAALVAGGLLTVFALWWLYFAQSAPRLLTSLRTALLWGYGHYLVFASAAAVGAGLALNVAHTAGHGHISDRTAAAVYTVPVAVFITLVWLLHHRTAGLRRAADVLHPVAVLAVLAATYAPSPILTTGIVTALLIAATLLLAARDAGSDAGRTDAH